GCCCATCGCGGACTTGCTGTTGCGGGGGGGAACAATGTCGATAAAATTCGCTCAAATCCCAAAGGTTACTGCAGATATCCAAGAGAACTGGATTCGGACATGCGGCAATAAGCTCGTAATGAAATTGACGATGAATCTCGGACCATTCTTCGCGGACAACAAGCTTTTCATTCACTTCCTTGTACTCAGCCGTTTGCGATAGCTTGTGATGCACGGCAATTACATTGGATTCCCATGTGAGATCACCATGGGCGATGGATAGGCGTAAAGCTTCGGATTCATTGATTAACCTCGCTTGTATGATGTTGTTCAGTTCTTCTTCCGACGCCGTCTTTACTGAAAATCCGTGGTTAGGATTTTGCTGTACCAGACCCTGAGTCGCCAATCGCGTCAACGCTTCGCGAACAACAGCAACTGAGACTTCGAAACCTTTAGCTAATTCCGCAACTTTTAATGGAGAACCCGGTTCATATTGTCCAGTCAAAATATCGGATTGTAGTTTCTTCCTGACATTCTCGCTTAAGGTGGACGAACCGTTCCTTTTGGCCATGAAGCAGCACCTTCCTTCATACACATTATAATTCTACGTAATTGTATGTAGATAGTTTACACCGTTATCAATAAAAAACAAACATTAAATTCGATAGTGAATTATAAAAACGATTATTATTTACAGAATCGATTATTTAATGTATTATCGAAAATGAAAATAAAAGGAGGTAATTTACAATGAACAACAATCCATTTTCCAAATTGCCAGAAGTAGCAATCTTTCAATTGGAGAGTAATGACATTATGGAGGGACATCCTCTACCGACCCAGCATTATTCGGAGATGTCAACACTTGAGGGAAGTAAAGATCTCTCGCCCCATTTGAAGTGGTCGGGTGCACCCGACGGGACAAAGAGTTTTGTCGTAACTGCATATGATCCGGACGCCCCAACTGGATCGGGGTTGTGGCACTGGGCCGTTATCAACATCCCTGCCAGCGTAACCGAGCTACCTACAGGCGCAGGTGACGAGTATTCCAGCGGTTTGCCGCAAGGCTCCTTGCAACTACCGAATGATTTGAGACTTGAACGCTTTATCGGTGCAGCGCCTCCAGCGGGACACGGTCCGCATCGATATTATTTTGTCGTTCATGCGCTGGACGTCGAAAATATTAGTGTCGCCCCTAATTCCACGCCAGCTCTCCTTGGATTCACCATGCTGAGTCATACGCTGGGGAGAGCAGTTCTCATGGCAACAGGGGAAATCAAGTAAACCAAGATGTTGAAGCATAGGAAAGAATGATATGAAAAATTCCGAGTATCTTATGCGTGTTTACGATTTTTTTTGCACACAACAGGGTTTGAAAAATAAGTACTCCATGCAATGCGGAGTCAAGTACGGAGGAAGTGGTGAAGCTGAACGATCACCCACATCATCATGTATGCCCCAATTGCCAGCAGCCAATTATAATTTTGAAGCATACCGTCATTTGCGGCTGTGGGAGCAAGATTAAAAACAAAGTGAAATTTAAAATATATCCAGAAAAACTGAAAAGTCCTCATCATTGAGGACTTTTCAGTAAATTAGCGTTGACCATCTCTGCCAGCGAAGTATTTAAAACATTACATTGTCGGTTTATTCAGATGAAACTTTTATCATCAAATGAATACAGGTTCGTTATTTCATCAATATAGTTTTATCCTATAGAAATGAGGCATTCCAATGCAAACCAATCATAGCGTTCAAAAAAATAAAGGAGAATTATTACTTGGTTTACTTGTCTTTACACTCATCATATCCGTCATGAATGCAACCATGTTTAATATTGTACTCCCTAATATCAGTAAACAATTTCAAATTTCTTCATCACAAGCGAGTTGGATCATCACAGGCTATATGATTGTGTACGCAATTGGCTCGGTAACTTACGGTAAATTGACAGACAGATACAGCTTGAAGAATTTATTGACGTTTGGCCTACTACTTTTTGCAAGTGGGTCTGTCATCGGCTTAGTGGCTAGTGAATATTGGATGGTCATTGTGGGGCGAATTGTACAGGCAGCTGGTGCATCAGTCATTCCGGCGATTTCTATGATTGTACCCGTTCGTTACTTTACATCTGAAAGGCGCGGTCGTGCATTAGGTACCGTTGCAATCGGATTTTCATTGGGTTTGGCCATTGGTCCGATCATTGCCGGCGTGGTAAGCAGTACATGGAACTGGAGGGTACTATTTGTAATCTCGCTTTTATCATTACTTACTTTGCCGATGTATCGGAAATATTTAGATGATGAAAAGGGAGTTTCCAGAAAAATGGATTATATTGGCGGAATACTTCTGGCCGGTACCATAGCCATTTTGTTACTGGCTTTAACAAACGGAAGTGTTTGGCTTGCCTTAAGCGGGATTATTATTTTCATTTTTTTCGTACTACGTATACGCTATACTCCAAACCCATTCATAAACCCGGCCATATTTCGAAACAAACCGTTTTCATTCGGTCTAATTATTACCTTCGTCATGATCGGGATTGGCTTTGCCTTTCCATTCATTACACCTCAGCTACTTTCTTCTGTACACCACTTGTCACCGGTTTTCATCGGAATAGTTATGTTGCCGTCGTCTTTAATGGCCGCGCTTTTGGGTCGACAAGGCGGTAAATTAGCAGATGATAAGGGAAATCGTTTCCTTGTGTTTACTGCAGCTGCACTTCTTATTATCGGTTTTCTCTCTTTGTCTTCAGTCGTTGGTATGTCGCCAGTATTTATAGCGATCTTTCTTATTTTTGGTGTTCTTGGTCAATCGTTCATGCAAATTGCAATGTCAAACACGGTTTCACGTACACTCTCAAAAGAGAATATCGGCGTAGGGATGGGATTATTCTCGATGGTCACTTTTATTGCTACGGCCACATCAACAGCTGTTATCGGCAAGATACTAGATTTGGGCACATCGACCATTAACTTAAATCCGATACCACAAAACAGTGCAACTTTCGTATATAGCAATATTTTCCTGACACTTCCCATTCTTATCGTTGCCGTAGCTGCATTATATTATGTCCAATTCAGGCGAACAGGTACAATGGCTAAGGACGAAAAGATGAATAGCGAACCAGTTACTTAGTCACGGTAATATGGAAATGCTAGGTCAGATCGGGTTTAATAACTTCAATAATCAAATCTAGACTGCTTAATCAAAAAATCTGCATACCAGTTCATTTAAAGTTAATAAGAGACATTCTTCTTGCTGAGAATCTATAACTCTTAGGTTCTATGCTGTTAATTAGAATCACACTTATTACGGTTTCTCCGTGCTGTCTGTAACGGCAACTTTAAAGGCCATCCTTTATGGGATGGCCCTTCCTTTTCTGGCTTTGTTAAAGTATCGAACCCGTTAACACAAAAAGTCCATATCAATATAGGGAGTGTTATTTAACAAATTTTCATAGTAGAAGCGTCGGGCTTGCTCATCCCATTCGCTCCAATCAGGAGCGTTAAAATCTCTGCTTCTATAGAACGCGGCTAATACTCTAGCTTGCCTTAGATTAATAAATAATGGGATTTTGTTTAACCAACTTTGACTCACAGTATTTTCCTTACAATAGCCGTTTAAAAAGTTGCAATAGTAACGCTTTGCAATCTCCCTCCTTACATCTCCAGACACAACCCACGGAATAGGAATTTCATAAAGTAATGGTGTAGCAATATCAGAAACAAACCAGCTATATTCCGCATCGTCATAGTCAATAATAATAGCTTTGTCCCCATCATTAAGATAATTTCCAGGGCTGATATCCCCATGAATAAGACCGTACGTATCTTTTTCCTTGGGTAGAGCGCTAACTTCAGTAATTAAACGATCAAAGTTATCGTGTAATTCTAACGGACAGTACTTCTTGAATGAGGCTAATAGGGCATTATCATTCCATTCAAAGCGTGAATATTGGGACGAATAATGAAGTGAAAACTTATGTATTTTCCCGACCATTTGACCGATATTCTCATAAAACGTATTGCTCTCCTCGGCTATTACTGCATTTCTGCCGGGTGCTTTCTCAAAAGCTGTCACAACAAAGGACTCGTCAATGATATGAATAAAATCCCCGGATAAAGACTGAATGGGCCTCGCTACTTTCATTCCTCGTTCAGCCAGGAACATGATATAATCTAGTTCCGCTCTTGTTAATAATTCATTTCGATGTGTGACATGGGCAATTCTTAAAATAACTTCTCGATCTCCAATAACCCCGGAATAAACGAAATTTTGAAACCCATTTAATTCGAAAATGGAGTCTTCACGTATTCCAAAACATTGCGCGGACTGTCTCAATATATCTTGTGTGTATAGTCGTTTAATCTTTTTATCCATATTTAACCTCACCCCTTTACTTTTATGGTAACAAAAGGTGCTGATAGAAAATATACTGAATTTGATTCAGAATCAAACTCTACACAAAAAGCCACATCGGAAAGCTCGATGTGACTTACAAGTGAATCTATTTTTTAGAGTAAATGATTTTCTTGATGCTTTCGTAGGAAAGACCGATTTTTGTGCAATTTTTCAGGGGGGTCGGGACATACCATACAAACAACCGCCGTTGTATATAGAAAAGACTTTGCATGGAGCAAATTGTGGATTTCCCCATCAGTTGAAACCCTCGATCCCTCACACGCATAGTTAATCAAGTACGTTTTTCCGTGAGATACGTTCTGACAGGAGGAGCAGTATACATTGAAAATTGATTAAGTATCCCTTCCGGAGTTTGATCTATTAAGACCATATCCCGAACGTTCGGTTGCATGAAACGTTCTCGGTCCATAACATTAAACATGGATACAATGGGATCGAAGTACTGATTAACATTCAATAAACCACAAGGCTTTTGATGCAGGCCAAGCTGGCCCCAAGTAAATATCTCAAAATATTCTTCCAACGTCCCTGGCCCCCCCGGGAGTGAAATAAATCCATCTGCTAATTCAGCCATTTTGGCTTTACGTTCATGCATAGAATCGACCATAATAAGTTCAGTCAAACCTTTATGCGCAATCTCACGAGTCTGTAAAAAATGAGGAAGCACTCCAATTACACGGCCCCCTTTTTCCAACACTGCATCAGCAACTTCTCCCATGAGCCCAGTAATAGCACCTCCGTAAATCAGGGTGATTTCTCGTCTGGCTAGTTCATGACCCAGTTCTATTGCAGCCTCTTTGTATATTGCAGACTTTCCTTCTTTGGAACCACAGAATACAGCGATTGATTTCATAGATACATTTTCTCCATTTCTTTTGTTAACTGCTTCATACTTACTATATATTACAGGTGAAACTATGACATCTTTATGTCATAATTAGATTAAAAATTTTGGGGGATCTCCATGAAAATTGAAAGGATTCTATCGATAGTGTTACTTTTGTTAGAACGTAAAAAAGTGAGTTCCTCTGAATTAGCGAAAATGTTTGAGGTCACTCCTCGTACTATCTTTCGAGATATCGAAACTATTACCAAAGCCGGAATTCCAATCACCTCTGCCCCTGGTGTGAATGGGGGCTTCAGTATTATGGAACGTTACAAATTTGAGAAGAAGATCTTTACTCAAGCGGAGATACTAGTTTTAATACTTGGATTAAACAGTATCCATTCGACTGTTTCTAGCGACGAAGTATTGAATGCCATTGCTAAAGTGAAATCTTTGATCTCGGAAGATGAAAATCGACTGGTAGATAAACTAATAGCAATAGATCCTTCACCTTGGTTCGGAAGTACTCATGTCAAACCACCTGAATTGGGGCAAATTCGAACCGCAATTGAAGAGGACCGCTTAATTACATTTGAATATCTAGATCCTTTTGAAGGTATGACTCCTTTGGAACTCACCATTGAGCCTTGCCGATTAGTATTGAAGAATTCAGTGTGGTATATGCAAGGATTTTGTACAGAAAAAGGGGGGTTCCGAATGTTTAAGGTTTCCCGCATTTCTTCTCTTGTTACTCACCATGATACATTTAGGAAAAGACAAATCGAAGA
This window of the Paenibacillus marchantiae genome carries:
- a CDS encoding phosphotransferase enzyme family protein, whose protein sequence is MDKKIKRLYTQDILRQSAQCFGIREDSIFELNGFQNFVYSGVIGDREVILRIAHVTHRNELLTRAELDYIMFLAERGMKVARPIQSLSGDFIHIIDESFVVTAFEKAPGRNAVIAEESNTFYENIGQMVGKIHKFSLHYSSQYSRFEWNDNALLASFKKYCPLELHDNFDRLITEVSALPKEKDTYGLIHGDISPGNYLNDGDKAIIIDYDDAEYSWFVSDIATPLLYEIPIPWVVSGDVRREIAKRYYCNFLNGYCKENTVSQSWLNKIPLFINLRQARVLAAFYRSRDFNAPDWSEWDEQARRFYYENLLNNTPYIDMDFLC
- a CDS encoding MFS transporter; translation: MQTNHSVQKNKGELLLGLLVFTLIISVMNATMFNIVLPNISKQFQISSSQASWIITGYMIVYAIGSVTYGKLTDRYSLKNLLTFGLLLFASGSVIGLVASEYWMVIVGRIVQAAGASVIPAISMIVPVRYFTSERRGRALGTVAIGFSLGLAIGPIIAGVVSSTWNWRVLFVISLLSLLTLPMYRKYLDDEKGVSRKMDYIGGILLAGTIAILLLALTNGSVWLALSGIIIFIFFVLRIRYTPNPFINPAIFRNKPFSFGLIITFVMIGIGFAFPFITPQLLSSVHHLSPVFIGIVMLPSSLMAALLGRQGGKLADDKGNRFLVFTAAALLIIGFLSLSSVVGMSPVFIAIFLIFGVLGQSFMQIAMSNTVSRTLSKENIGVGMGLFSMVTFIATATSTAVIGKILDLGTSTINLNPIPQNSATFVYSNIFLTLPILIVAVAALYYVQFRRTGTMAKDEKMNSEPVT
- a CDS encoding GntR family transcriptional regulator translates to MAKRNGSSTLSENVRKKLQSDILTGQYEPGSPLKVAELAKGFEVSVAVVREALTRLATQGLVQQNPNHGFSVKTASEEELNNIIQARLINESEALRLSIAHGDLTWESNVIAVHHKLSQTAEYKEVNEKLVVREEWSEIHRQFHYELIAACPNPVLLDICSNLWDLSEFYRHCSPPQQQVRDGLAEHKALADAVLSRDGERATQIFRAHIQLTAEVLFDNQ
- a CDS encoding YbhB/YbcL family Raf kinase inhibitor-like protein, which produces MNNNPFSKLPEVAIFQLESNDIMEGHPLPTQHYSEMSTLEGSKDLSPHLKWSGAPDGTKSFVVTAYDPDAPTGSGLWHWAVINIPASVTELPTGAGDEYSSGLPQGSLQLPNDLRLERFIGAAPPAGHGPHRYYFVVHALDVENISVAPNSTPALLGFTMLSHTLGRAVLMATGEIK
- a CDS encoding helix-turn-helix transcriptional regulator; protein product: MLERKKVSSSELAKMFEVTPRTIFRDIETITKAGIPITSAPGVNGGFSIMERYKFEKKIFTQAEILVLILGLNSIHSTVSSDEVLNAIAKVKSLISEDENRLVDKLIAIDPSPWFGSTHVKPPELGQIRTAIEEDRLITFEYLDPFEGMTPLELTIEPCRLVLKNSVWYMQGFCTEKGGFRMFKVSRISSLVTHHDTFRKRQIEDEVLDITEKEIIHLTLLFDQSLIPYMSEYCGENNIRLYEGAKWIAKFPFIPNDHGYTHLLSFGDKCECIEPEHVRSELTKRIEGIHKIYST
- a CDS encoding LOG family protein, which codes for MKSIAVFCGSKEGKSAIYKEAAIELGHELARREITLIYGGAITGLMGEVADAVLEKGGRVIGVLPHFLQTREIAHKGLTELIMVDSMHERKAKMAELADGFISLPGGPGTLEEYFEIFTWGQLGLHQKPCGLLNVNQYFDPIVSMFNVMDRERFMQPNVRDMVLIDQTPEGILNQFSMYTAPPVRTYLTEKRT